Proteins encoded in a region of the Limanda limanda chromosome 17, fLimLim1.1, whole genome shotgun sequence genome:
- the galr2b gene encoding galanin receptor 2b — MSDFEDFSKPGGQANSSETYQLNATSVIVSVVFSLIFLLGTVGNSLVLAVLLRSGQVGYNTTNLFILNLSVADFFFIIFCVPFQATIYSLEGWVFGSFMCKVVHFFINLTMYASSFTLAAVSVDRYLAIRYPLRSRELRTPCNAVVAMVIIWGLSLVFAGPYLSYYDLIDFANSTVCIPGWEEQNRKVLDTCTFLVGYVIPVLIVSLSYTRTIKYLWTAVDPLDGMSESKRAKRKVTKMIIIVTVLFCICWLPYHVVILCYLYGDFPFNQTTYAFRLLSHCMAYANSCVNPIVYALVSKHFRKGFKKVFSCILSKNGRNKVHVVHVANTVPGFEAGSTEVSHMHEENIRQNECEMINRPIAEPREATVTLNLPFQRQT, encoded by the exons ATGTCTGATTTTGAGGATTTCAGCAAGCCGGGGGGGCAGGCGAATTCGTCCGAGACCTACCAGCTGAACGCCACCAGCGTGATCGTGTCGGTGGtcttctccctcatcttcctgcTGGGCACCGTCGGCAACAGCCTGGTGCTGGCCGTGCTGCTGCGGAGCGGCCAGGTCGGATACAACACCACCAacctcttcatcctcaaccTGAGCGTGGCCgacttcttcttcatcatcttctgcGTCCCTTTCCAAGCCACCATCTACTCCCTGGAGGGATGGGTGTTCGGCTCCTTCATGTGCAAGGTGGTGCACTTCTTCATCAACCTCACCATGTACGCCAGCAGCTTCACGCTCGCCGCCGTCTCTGTTGACAG GTATCTGGCCATTCGCTACCCACTCCGCTCCAGAGAACTACGAACCCCTTGTAACGcggtggttgccatggtgatcaTCTGGGGTCTCTCGCTGGTTTTTGCCGGTCCGTACCTCAGCTACTACGACCTGATCGACTTCGCCAACAGTACCGTTTGCATCCCGGGCTGGGAGGAGCAGAACCGGAAGGTGCTGGACACGTGCACCTTCCTGGTCGGCTACGTCATCCCCGTGCTCATCGTGAGCCTCTCGTACACCCGGACCATCAAGTACCTGTGGACGGCCGTCGACCCTCTGGACGGCATGTCGGAGTCCAAGAGGGCCAAACGCAAAGTCACCAAAATGATCATCATCGTCACCGTGCTCTTCTGCATATGCTGGCTGCCGTACCACGTGGTGATCCTGTGCTACCTCTACGGGGACTTCCCCTTCAATCAGACCACGTACGCCTTCAGGCTTCTCTCTCACTGCATGGCCTACGCCAACTCCTGCGTCAACCCCATCGTGTACGCTCTGGTGTCCAAGCACTTTCGCAAAGGCTTTAAGAAAGTGTTCAGCTGCATCCTCAGCAAAAACGGGAGGAATAAGGTCCACGTGGTGCACGTGGCCAACACCGTGCCCGGGTTTGAGGCGGGCTCCACGGAGGTGTCACACATGCACGAGGAGAACATACGACAGAATGAATGTGAGATGATAAACAGGCCGATCGCGGAGCCAAGAGAGGCCACGGTGACGCTGAATCTGCCCTTTCAGCGGCAGACTTGA